CGAGACGCACCGCTTCAGCGTGGGATATCGCTCCTCGATCTCCGCGGCGTGGTCCTCGACGACGCCGCGGACCGTGCGGTAGATGTGCGCTTCGAGGTCGTCCTGTTCGACGATCGCCTCGTACTCCGGGGAGTCGATGACGACCTCGCGGGTGCGGATGAGTGAACCGTCCGCGAGCACGACTTTCAGCTCCTCCGTGTACGCGTCGGTTATCCCGTACCGCACGGAGTGTGCGCCCGTCGAGTTGTTGCCGATCCCGCCGCCGACGGTCGCGCGGGCCGACGACGCCGGGTCGGGGGCGAACTTCAGCCCGTGGTCTTCGAGGCGCGCGTCGAGGTGGTCCTGGACGACTCCCGGCTGGACCGTCGCGCGCCGCGCGTCGGGGTCGACGTCGAGGATCGAGTCCATGTGTCGCGAGAGGTCGAGGACGACGCAGCCGGGGCCGACGGCCTGCCCGGCGAGCGACGACCCCGCTCCCCTGGGGAGAACCGGGACGCCGTGGCTCGTCGCCACGTCCACGGCCCGCTGGACGTCCTCGATGTCCGTCGGGAACACCACGCCCGCGGGTCGGGCCCCGTAGACGCTCCCGTCGGTGGCGTACAGTACCTGTGCGTACTCGTCGAACTCGACGCCGCCGTCGAGGACGTCGCGGAGATCGCTTGCGAGGTCGCGGTACTCCGCGACGTCGGGCCGGTCGTGGCCCAGCGTTGCCGCGGAGGTCTCGGGCGACGGCTCGCGTGTCGGGTCGTCGACAGCCATGCGGATTCCTACGGGTAAATGGTGATAAAAGTGTGGTGACCGACGCGTCAGTTCCGCCCCGTCGACGCGGACGATCCGTCGCCCGCGAGTGTCACGGAGGGCGGACGGTCGGTCGTCCGTGTTTCGCGCTTCGGGCTGATGGGAGTTCACCGGCGGCGGCCACTCCGCACCCGGATTTATGAACTTCGCCTGCCGTGTTGGGGTATGGCACCGATACTCCACGTCTGTCTGAACGTCGCGGACGCCGACGCCAGCCAGGCGTTCTACGAGCAGTTCGGTTTCGAAGAGTCGTGGTCGTTCGAGGCCGACGGCGTCGAGAACCGATACGTCGCCGACGAGAACGGCGTCGAACTCCAACTCCGCGACGATCCGACGGTCGAGGAGTTCGAGCCGGGCACCGCCTGGGATCA
This Salinigranum marinum DNA region includes the following protein-coding sequences:
- a CDS encoding VOC family protein, which translates into the protein MAPILHVCLNVADADASQAFYEQFGFEESWSFEADGVENRYVADENGVELQLRDDPTVEEFEPGTAWDHLSLRVDSVDEELERIDHHGLVKGPMDQSVAGARVVFFEDPDGHVVELVEPLA